Proteins encoded in a region of the Streptomyces akebiae genome:
- a CDS encoding MurR/RpiR family transcriptional regulator: protein MPSTDVTTLIRTELPRLAGSLRKVGELILEDPAAVTHCSAAELGRRTGTSQATVTRFCRAIGLDSYQHLLIELAQERGRGESSEWGSAEIGPDISPDDSLERVVQVVGTADLRAIQQTIDRIDLDSVERAAQAVARARRTDVYGVGGSGAVAQETETRLFRIGCAVRGWTEVHAATTSAALLTPADVAIGISHSGATREVIEPFELARERGATTIALTADPRSPLARAADIRLISSSSETSFRTGSIGARHSVLMLIDCLYVRVGQLSYQRASASLALTDHIAGAHAVKSRRSR from the coding sequence ATGCCCTCGACCGATGTCACCACCCTGATCCGCACCGAGTTGCCCCGGCTGGCCGGCTCCCTGCGGAAGGTCGGCGAGCTGATCCTGGAGGATCCGGCCGCCGTCACCCACTGCTCGGCCGCGGAGCTGGGCCGGCGCACCGGCACCTCCCAGGCCACCGTGACCCGCTTCTGCCGGGCCATCGGCCTCGACTCCTATCAGCACCTGCTGATCGAGCTGGCCCAGGAGCGCGGCCGGGGCGAGTCCTCCGAGTGGGGCAGCGCCGAGATCGGGCCGGACATCTCCCCCGACGACAGCCTGGAGCGGGTCGTCCAGGTCGTCGGCACCGCCGATCTGCGGGCGATCCAGCAGACCATCGACCGGATCGACCTGGACTCCGTGGAGCGAGCGGCGCAGGCCGTGGCCCGCGCGCGACGCACGGACGTGTACGGCGTCGGCGGCAGCGGCGCGGTCGCCCAGGAGACGGAGACCCGGCTGTTCCGCATCGGCTGCGCGGTGCGCGGCTGGACCGAGGTGCACGCGGCGACCACCTCGGCCGCCCTGCTCACCCCGGCCGACGTGGCGATCGGCATCTCCCACTCCGGCGCCACCCGGGAGGTGATCGAGCCGTTCGAGCTGGCCAGGGAGCGCGGTGCCACCACCATCGCCCTGACCGCCGACCCCCGCTCACCGCTGGCCCGCGCCGCCGACATCCGGCTGATCTCCTCCTCGTCGGAGACCAGCTTCCGCACCGGCAGCATCGGCGCCCGCCACTCCGTGCTGATGCTCATCGACTGCCTCTACGTCCGCGTCGGCCAGCTCTCCTACCAGCGGGCGAGCGCCTCCCTGGCGCTGACCGACCACATCGCGGGGGCACACGCGGTGAAGTCCCGGCGCAGCCGCTGA
- a CDS encoding sugar isomerase domain-containing protein, which translates to MSVESANESVTEPVSADRFAREGLAVLHRLTESARADVSDAATLIADCVRADGVVQAFGTGHSQAMVLELAGRAGGFVPTNRIQMADLVLFGGDHPGGLDDPLLEREPGIAVRLYELAAPRPQDLFVVVSNSGVNNVIVEMALHAKERGHRLLALTSLAHTHSVPATHPSGKKLADLADVVLDNAAPRGDALLELPGGGAVCALSTLTGVMLVQMTVAEAAAQLLASGDRPPVYVSANVPGGFEGNLELEKRYAGRIRRTAS; encoded by the coding sequence GTGTCCGTCGAGTCCGCCAACGAGTCCGTGACCGAGCCGGTGAGCGCCGACCGCTTCGCGCGCGAGGGCCTGGCCGTCCTGCACCGTCTCACCGAGTCCGCGCGCGCCGACGTGAGCGACGCCGCCACGCTGATCGCCGACTGCGTCCGCGCGGACGGCGTCGTCCAGGCCTTCGGCACCGGCCACTCCCAGGCCATGGTCCTCGAACTCGCCGGCCGCGCCGGCGGCTTCGTGCCCACCAACCGGATCCAGATGGCCGACCTCGTCCTCTTCGGCGGCGACCACCCCGGCGGCCTCGACGACCCGCTGCTCGAACGCGAGCCCGGCATAGCGGTCCGCCTCTACGAGCTGGCCGCCCCCCGCCCCCAGGACCTCTTCGTCGTCGTCTCCAACTCCGGCGTCAACAACGTCATCGTCGAGATGGCCCTGCACGCCAAGGAACGCGGCCACCGCCTGCTCGCGCTCACCTCCCTCGCCCACACCCACTCCGTCCCCGCCACCCACCCCAGCGGCAAGAAGCTCGCCGACCTCGCCGACGTCGTCCTCGACAACGCGGCCCCACGCGGCGACGCCCTGCTGGAACTGCCGGGCGGCGGAGCCGTCTGCGCCCTGTCCACCCTCACCGGCGTCATGCTCGTCCAGATGACCGTGGCCGAGGCCGCCGCCCAGCTCCTCGCCTCCGGCGACCGCCCCCCGGTCTACGTCTCGGCCAACGTGCCCGGCGGCTTCGAGGGCAATCTGGAACTGGAGAAGCGGTACGCCGGCCGCATCCGGCGTACCGCCAGTTGA
- a CDS encoding MMPL family transporter: MAVLLHRLGRSAYRHRKLMLGIWLVVLAALITCAGVFGGKLDDRFTVPGTESQRALDTLGRTLPEASGAGAQIVFTAPEGHHITEAPYKAAIAGTEAVVAKAPQVKAVMGPDLSGAVSADRSTAIVQVQYSVQRAEVRPSSLDVIERAAEAAEKSGLRTSVGGSAYGSNGVHIGPSEIIGVAVAVLVLVVTFGSLLAAGMSLLPALLGVAVGLAGLFALTPAVSISSTAVTLALMLGLAVGIDYILFILTRHRQQLARGTDPQESIALANGTAGSAVVFAGSTVIIALAALSVIGIPFLTVMGLGAAGAVLVAVLAAITLLPALAGFAGTRLTPKPGSKEARRATDPDGSAGRATLGARWVRTVVAKPLLTVLAVAGILVALALPVADLRLALPDNASAPVTATERKAYDTVDDKFGPGFNGPLLVLTETDKGSGAHAGAQAAQQLRDLKGVKAVLPPVPTRDAAQTVIQVIPETGPDSARTDRLVRDIRAAAPDIRDTTGATVAVTGTTAVNIDVSTRLSDSLLPFMAIVVGLSLILLTVVFRSLVVPLKAAVGFLLSVAASLGLVVALFQWGWLADTLGLAHTGPVVSFLPIILIGVLFGLAMDYEVFLVSGMREEWVHTGVARGSVIDGARHSVRVVTAAALIMFTVFAGFFPLDDALIKPIAFALAVGVAIDAFAVRLTLVPAVLALAGRHTWWLPAWLDRVLPDLDVEGTRLQKAPQVQHKEPERAS, encoded by the coding sequence ATGGCAGTCCTGCTCCATCGGCTGGGCCGCAGTGCCTACCGCCATCGCAAGCTGATGCTCGGCATCTGGCTCGTGGTCCTGGCCGCGCTCATCACGTGCGCCGGCGTCTTCGGCGGCAAGCTCGACGACCGCTTCACCGTGCCGGGCACCGAGTCGCAGCGCGCGCTGGACACGCTCGGCAGGACGCTGCCCGAAGCCTCCGGAGCGGGCGCCCAGATCGTCTTCACCGCACCCGAGGGCCACCACATCACCGAGGCCCCGTACAAGGCGGCCATCGCCGGAACCGAGGCGGTGGTCGCCAAGGCGCCCCAGGTCAAGGCCGTCATGGGCCCGGACCTGTCCGGGGCCGTCTCCGCCGACCGGAGCACGGCGATCGTGCAGGTGCAGTACTCGGTGCAGCGGGCCGAGGTACGCCCTTCGTCCCTGGACGTGATCGAACGGGCGGCCGAGGCGGCCGAGAAGAGCGGGCTCAGGACCTCGGTGGGCGGCAGTGCCTACGGCAGCAACGGCGTGCACATAGGCCCGTCCGAGATCATCGGTGTCGCCGTCGCCGTGCTCGTCCTCGTCGTCACCTTCGGCTCCCTGCTCGCCGCGGGCATGTCGCTGCTGCCCGCCCTGCTCGGGGTGGCCGTGGGACTCGCCGGGCTGTTCGCCCTCACTCCGGCGGTCAGCATCTCCTCCACCGCCGTCACGCTCGCGCTGATGCTGGGGCTGGCCGTGGGCATCGACTACATCCTGTTCATCCTGACCCGGCACCGCCAGCAGCTCGCCCGTGGAACCGACCCGCAGGAGTCCATCGCGCTTGCCAACGGCACGGCCGGCAGCGCGGTCGTCTTCGCCGGCAGCACCGTGATCATCGCCCTGGCCGCACTCAGCGTCATCGGCATCCCGTTCCTGACCGTGATGGGTCTCGGTGCCGCCGGAGCCGTCCTCGTCGCGGTCCTGGCCGCGATCACCCTGCTCCCGGCCCTCGCCGGATTCGCGGGCACCCGGTTGACCCCGAAGCCCGGCAGCAAGGAGGCCCGGCGGGCCACCGATCCCGACGGATCCGCCGGCCGGGCGACCCTGGGCGCCCGCTGGGTGAGGACCGTCGTCGCCAAGCCCCTGCTCACCGTCCTGGCTGTCGCCGGCATCCTCGTCGCACTGGCGCTCCCCGTGGCGGACCTGCGCCTTGCCCTGCCGGACAACGCCTCGGCCCCGGTCACCGCTACCGAACGCAAGGCGTACGACACGGTCGACGACAAGTTCGGCCCCGGCTTCAACGGCCCACTCCTGGTGCTGACCGAGACCGACAAGGGGTCGGGGGCGCACGCGGGTGCCCAGGCCGCGCAGCAGCTGCGGGACCTCAAGGGGGTCAAGGCGGTCCTGCCCCCCGTGCCCACACGCGATGCCGCGCAGACCGTCATCCAGGTCATCCCGGAGACCGGTCCCGACAGCGCCCGCACCGACCGGCTCGTCCGCGACATCCGTGCCGCCGCCCCGGACATCCGCGACACAACCGGAGCGACGGTCGCGGTCACCGGCACCACCGCCGTCAACATCGATGTCTCCACCCGCCTCAGCGACTCCCTGCTGCCGTTCATGGCGATCGTCGTCGGCCTGAGCCTGATCCTGCTGACCGTGGTGTTCCGCTCGCTGGTCGTCCCGCTCAAGGCCGCCGTCGGATTCCTGCTGTCGGTGGCGGCCTCGCTCGGCCTGGTCGTCGCCCTGTTCCAGTGGGGCTGGCTGGCGGACACCCTCGGCCTCGCCCACACCGGTCCCGTCGTCAGCTTCCTGCCGATCATCCTGATCGGCGTGCTCTTCGGACTCGCCATGGACTACGAGGTGTTCCTCGTCTCCGGGATGCGGGAGGAGTGGGTGCACACCGGCGTGGCCCGCGGGTCGGTGATCGACGGCGCGCGGCACAGTGTCCGGGTCGTCACCGCCGCCGCCCTGATCATGTTCACCGTCTTCGCCGGGTTCTTCCCGCTCGACGACGCCCTGATCAAGCCCATCGCCTTCGCGCTCGCCGTCGGCGTCGCCATCGACGCCTTCGCCGTCCGCCTGACCCTCGTCCCGGCAGTCCTCGCCCTCGCCGGACGACACACGTGGTGGCTCCCCGCCTGGCTCGACCGCGTCCTGCCCGACCTCGACGTAGAAGGCACACGCCTCCAGAAGGCCCCGCAGGTGCAGCACAAGGAGCCCGAGCGAGCATCCTGA
- a CDS encoding flavin monoamine oxidase family protein produces MSSTQNRDIATAHHAPRADVVVIGAGLAGLTAARELVAAGKSVAVLEARGRVGGRLLNHDLGDGQVTEIGGQFVGPTQDHILALAKEVGVATYQAAVPGETVYVRDGKAKRFTGHTPPDLFALPDMGIALARIGQAAATVDPAAPWKAPNARELDGMTYETWLRKAEITGDAVDMINLFLNSAYGGEARDASALFSLWYVSTFGNEANPGTMERGTGTTGGAQDSRFVGGSQLVAQRLAEELDGRVHLSAPVRRVSQDSTGVTVVSDAGDWRADRVIVAVPPLVASRIVWDPLLPAQQDQLFQRLPFGTLMKCVAVYDKPFWREDGLSGMGLLRGGSPIREMFDNTPPDGGPGVLMGFLGGREWRKWAHRPAAERRGAVLRCFAQVVGDRAFDTVDYVEQDWTAEQWTQGGPTSVAAPGVLTDFGQWMGRPHGRVHWAGAEFSPYWNGYMDGAVRSGKHTATELLHQN; encoded by the coding sequence ATGAGCAGCACGCAGAACAGGGACATCGCCACGGCGCACCACGCCCCCAGGGCGGACGTGGTGGTGATCGGTGCGGGGCTGGCCGGTCTGACCGCGGCACGGGAGCTCGTCGCGGCGGGCAAGTCCGTGGCCGTGCTGGAGGCCCGTGGCCGGGTCGGCGGCCGGCTGCTCAACCACGACCTCGGCGACGGTCAAGTGACCGAGATCGGCGGGCAGTTCGTGGGCCCCACCCAGGACCACATCCTGGCGCTGGCCAAGGAGGTCGGCGTGGCCACCTACCAGGCCGCCGTCCCCGGCGAGACCGTCTACGTGCGCGACGGCAAGGCCAAGCGGTTCACGGGGCACACCCCTCCGGACCTGTTCGCGCTGCCGGACATGGGGATCGCCCTGGCCCGCATCGGCCAGGCTGCGGCCACGGTGGACCCGGCCGCCCCCTGGAAGGCCCCGAACGCCCGTGAACTGGACGGCATGACCTACGAGACCTGGCTGCGCAAGGCCGAGATCACCGGCGACGCCGTCGACATGATCAACCTGTTCCTGAACTCCGCCTACGGCGGCGAGGCCCGCGACGCCTCCGCCCTGTTCAGCCTCTGGTACGTCTCGACGTTCGGCAACGAGGCCAACCCCGGCACCATGGAGCGCGGCACCGGCACCACCGGAGGCGCCCAGGACAGCCGCTTCGTCGGCGGCTCACAGCTCGTCGCCCAGCGCCTCGCCGAAGAACTCGACGGCCGCGTCCACCTGTCGGCGCCGGTGCGACGCGTCAGCCAGGACTCCACCGGTGTCACCGTGGTCTCCGACGCCGGTGACTGGCGGGCCGACCGAGTGATCGTCGCCGTACCGCCGCTGGTGGCCTCGCGGATCGTGTGGGACCCGCTGCTGCCGGCCCAGCAGGACCAGCTCTTCCAGCGGCTGCCGTTCGGCACCCTCATGAAGTGTGTAGCCGTCTACGACAAGCCGTTCTGGCGGGAGGACGGGCTCTCCGGCATGGGCCTGCTGCGCGGCGGCTCCCCCATCCGCGAGATGTTCGACAACACCCCGCCCGACGGCGGACCGGGCGTCCTGATGGGCTTCCTCGGCGGCAGGGAATGGCGCAAGTGGGCCCACCGCCCGGCCGCCGAGCGCCGAGGCGCCGTCCTGCGCTGCTTCGCCCAGGTTGTCGGGGACCGCGCCTTCGACACCGTCGACTACGTCGAGCAGGACTGGACCGCCGAGCAGTGGACCCAGGGCGGCCCCACCTCCGTCGCAGCCCCCGGCGTGCTCACCGACTTCGGCCAGTGGATGGGCCGCCCCCACGGCCGCGTGCACTGGGCGGGCGCCGAGTTCTCCCCCTACTGGAACGGCTACATGGACGGCGCGGTCCGCTCCGGCAAGCACACCGCCACCGAACTCCTCCACCAGAACTGA
- a CDS encoding SRPBCC family protein, which translates to MNRFVVAETAVIDAPLGRVWDVISRTDRYAEWVAGAIEVTDHHGVATVGKTYSERNRTLGPLKTDSIWTVREIEPFKRRVDTGTGFAPLQDVTNIFEFRPVQSADGREATEMLYQVEYTIGLGPLGLLLDSIQQPAMRAGMRTSMANLNTLLRSEASRTAL; encoded by the coding sequence ATGAACCGTTTCGTCGTCGCCGAGACCGCCGTCATCGACGCCCCCCTCGGGCGGGTCTGGGACGTCATCTCCCGCACCGACCGGTACGCCGAGTGGGTCGCCGGAGCCATCGAGGTCACCGATCACCACGGCGTCGCCACCGTCGGCAAGACCTACTCCGAGCGCAACCGCACCCTCGGCCCGCTCAAGACCGACTCGATCTGGACCGTCAGGGAGATCGAGCCCTTCAAGCGCCGCGTCGACACCGGCACCGGATTCGCCCCACTCCAGGACGTCACCAACATCTTCGAGTTCCGCCCGGTCCAGAGCGCCGACGGCCGGGAGGCGACGGAGATGCTCTACCAGGTCGAGTACACCATCGGCCTCGGCCCGCTGGGCCTGCTCCTCGACTCCATACAGCAGCCCGCGATGCGCGCCGGCATGCGCACCTCCATGGCCAACCTCAACACCCTGCTCCGTTCCGAGGCGTCGAGGACCGCTCTCTGA
- a CDS encoding TetR/AcrR family transcriptional regulator: protein MAHVSAAERRPQLIKAAIGLMAREGVAAGSTRAIAAELGVAQATVHYTFGTKEELYRAVMEQLTRDLSDQVTRAAPTDASFEETIVTLAEALWRTVLEQPASHQLLTELSMFALRTPHLKEALQSHYSEVLAVTTKLVEQAAERTGHRLGQPAETIARFFLAGFDGLTMQHLSLPDEEAERVCLRSLVSAVLAMA, encoded by the coding sequence ATGGCTCATGTATCCGCGGCGGAGCGCCGCCCCCAACTGATCAAGGCGGCCATCGGCCTCATGGCCAGGGAGGGCGTCGCCGCCGGCAGCACCCGCGCCATCGCCGCCGAGCTCGGCGTGGCACAGGCGACCGTGCACTACACCTTCGGCACGAAGGAGGAGCTGTACCGGGCCGTCATGGAACAGCTCACCCGCGACCTCAGCGACCAGGTGACGCGGGCCGCGCCCACGGACGCGAGCTTCGAGGAAACCATCGTCACGCTCGCCGAAGCACTCTGGCGTACCGTGCTCGAACAGCCCGCCTCGCACCAACTGCTCACCGAGCTGAGCATGTTCGCCCTGCGTACGCCACACCTGAAGGAGGCTCTTCAGAGCCACTACAGCGAGGTCCTGGCGGTGACGACGAAGCTGGTCGAGCAGGCCGCCGAACGCACCGGTCACCGGCTCGGCCAGCCCGCTGAGACGATCGCGAGGTTCTTCCTGGCCGGCTTCGACGGACTGACGATGCAGCACCTCTCCCTGCCGGACGAGGAAGCCGAGCGCGTCTGCCTGCGGTCCTTGGTCTCGGCCGTCCTGGCCATGGCCTGA
- a CDS encoding beta-N-acetylglucosaminidase domain-containing protein — MASITSFLPRSLRLPWALLLALSLSLPSLPSAAAAAPSAPKTPSVPEVWPTPRQIEGDGRRFPVPDRVVEVVGPGTDPSARRVVEAALRAAGADRIVTVPAGKRPPPAGLTVYVGGPGENPATAGALRRLGVGSPAGLPAEGYVLASGRGSGRTLLALSGTDTTGTFYAAQTLRQLLTGGHLPEVTVRDWPTAALRGVIEGFYGTPWSHAERLSQLDFYGRTKQNVYVYSPKDDPYLRERWRDEYPADRLAQLRALVERATANHVRFTYALSPGLSVCYSSDGDITSLVRKFASLYDIGVRSFAIPLDDISYTKWNCAADEERFGSGGGAAGAAQAHLLNRVWEEFSAGRPGLDPLEMVPTEYSDLADTPYKKALRERLDPDVVVEWTGVGVIAPTITAAQLRQAREVYGHPILVWDNYPVNDYVTSRLLLGPYTGREAGVARESVGVTANPMVQAEASRLALFTSAAYLWNADAYDPRAAFLASVRDLAGPGAAPWLRIFAENSYSSQLDATEAPTLSKLLAAFHEAYEEDSGLDGAAGALRSYFTDMAATPARLRARLANPGFLKETSPWLDKLGSYGTAGLTAVDLLLAGRRGDADAVSTYWNRLRSERKALDAIPQQVSPGVMDQFLYQAMLRHAPDPGVDASFVPGSLSLEPGTSQAVVLRFSSTAEARTVTWKLDVPDGVTASPVEGTVSVTAGGSASADVTFTGVTEGVHSVVVSGSGVLDRAIPVQVTDGEGSSRALTANFSGASVSSIDLSSGTSTDIAVGANPGEVVVSADGRTAYAANQGSNSVSVIDVARGEVTATVGVGRVPAGLALTPDGGTLWVANYTDGTVQPVDTGTLEAGATVAVGSGPENMAITPDGRTLYVANIHDNSVSPVDLGTRKAGAPIPVGPRPFNVVAAPDGKTVYVSNSGGSTVTPIDTATNDTEPTLLVSGQAYGLALSPDGRTLWVSPSTGDYVTPIDTVAGAPGRQITVGRSAFDVALDWNGSTAYVTTADAGELVPIATATGTVGAALKTAAYPLAAAVTPVPVP, encoded by the coding sequence ATGGCTTCAATCACCTCTTTCCTCCCACGCTCCCTGCGCCTCCCGTGGGCGCTGTTGCTGGCCCTGAGCCTGAGCCTCCCCTCGCTGCCGTCGGCTGCCGCCGCCGCACCGTCCGCCCCCAAGACCCCGTCGGTGCCCGAGGTCTGGCCGACACCCCGCCAGATCGAGGGCGACGGACGTCGGTTCCCCGTTCCCGACCGGGTGGTGGAGGTCGTCGGGCCCGGCACCGACCCCTCCGCGCGCCGCGTCGTCGAGGCAGCGTTGCGGGCCGCCGGGGCCGACCGGATCGTCACCGTGCCGGCCGGGAAGCGCCCGCCGCCCGCAGGACTCACCGTCTACGTCGGCGGTCCCGGCGAGAACCCGGCGACCGCGGGCGCGTTGCGGCGGCTCGGCGTCGGATCCCCGGCCGGACTGCCCGCCGAGGGGTACGTCCTGGCCTCCGGCCGCGGCTCCGGCCGTACCCTGCTGGCGCTCTCCGGCACCGACACCACCGGCACGTTCTACGCCGCCCAGACCCTGCGCCAGCTCCTCACCGGCGGACACCTGCCCGAGGTGACCGTCCGCGACTGGCCCACGGCCGCGCTGCGCGGTGTCATCGAGGGTTTCTACGGCACCCCGTGGTCCCACGCCGAACGGCTGAGCCAACTCGACTTCTACGGCCGCACCAAGCAGAACGTGTACGTGTACTCCCCCAAGGACGACCCGTACCTGCGGGAACGGTGGCGCGACGAGTACCCGGCCGACCGGCTCGCCCAGCTGCGCGCACTCGTCGAGCGGGCCACCGCGAACCACGTCCGCTTCACCTACGCCCTCTCGCCCGGACTGTCGGTCTGCTACTCCTCGGACGGTGACATCACCTCCCTGGTCCGCAAGTTCGCCTCGCTGTACGACATCGGGGTGCGGTCCTTCGCGATCCCGCTGGACGACATCAGCTACACCAAGTGGAACTGCGCGGCGGACGAGGAGCGTTTCGGCAGCGGCGGCGGGGCCGCCGGCGCGGCTCAGGCGCATCTGCTGAACCGGGTGTGGGAGGAGTTCTCCGCCGGCCGCCCCGGGCTCGATCCGCTGGAGATGGTCCCCACCGAGTACTCGGACCTCGCGGACACCCCGTACAAGAAGGCGCTGCGCGAGCGGTTGGACCCGGACGTGGTCGTGGAGTGGACCGGTGTCGGGGTGATCGCGCCGACGATCACCGCCGCGCAGCTGCGGCAGGCCCGTGAGGTCTACGGGCATCCGATCCTGGTCTGGGACAACTACCCGGTCAACGACTACGTCACCAGCCGTCTCCTGCTCGGCCCCTACACGGGCCGGGAGGCCGGTGTGGCGCGGGAGTCCGTCGGTGTCACCGCCAACCCGATGGTGCAGGCCGAGGCGAGCAGGCTCGCGCTGTTCACGTCGGCGGCCTACCTGTGGAACGCGGACGCGTACGATCCCCGGGCCGCCTTCCTCGCCTCCGTCCGGGACCTGGCGGGGCCGGGCGCGGCCCCATGGCTGCGGATCTTCGCCGAGAACAGCTACTCCTCCCAGCTCGACGCCACCGAGGCTCCCACGCTGAGCAAGCTCCTCGCCGCCTTCCACGAGGCGTACGAGGAGGACAGCGGCCTCGACGGGGCGGCGGGCGCGCTGCGGTCGTACTTCACGGACATGGCCGCCACGCCCGCACGGTTGCGCGCGCGGCTCGCCAACCCCGGGTTCCTCAAGGAGACTTCGCCCTGGCTGGACAAGCTCGGCTCCTACGGCACCGCCGGGCTGACCGCCGTCGACCTGCTGCTGGCCGGCAGGCGGGGCGACGCCGACGCGGTGTCGACGTACTGGAACCGGCTGCGGAGCGAGCGCAAGGCGCTGGACGCGATACCGCAGCAGGTGTCGCCGGGGGTGATGGACCAGTTCCTGTACCAGGCGATGCTCCGGCACGCGCCCGACCCCGGCGTCGACGCCTCCTTCGTCCCGGGTTCGCTCTCCTTGGAGCCGGGAACCTCCCAGGCGGTGGTTCTTCGGTTCTCCTCCACCGCGGAGGCGCGGACGGTCACCTGGAAGCTCGACGTGCCGGACGGGGTGACCGCCTCGCCCGTCGAGGGAACCGTGTCCGTCACAGCCGGGGGCAGTGCCTCGGCCGACGTCACCTTCACCGGGGTCACCGAGGGAGTCCACTCCGTCGTGGTGTCCGGCTCGGGCGTCCTGGACCGGGCGATCCCGGTCCAGGTGACCGACGGGGAGGGGTCGTCGAGGGCTCTGACGGCCAACTTCAGCGGGGCGTCGGTCAGTTCCATCGATCTGTCGTCCGGGACGAGCACGGACATCGCCGTGGGCGCCAACCCCGGTGAAGTGGTCGTGAGCGCCGACGGCCGGACCGCCTACGCCGCGAACCAGGGCTCGAACTCGGTCAGCGTCATCGACGTGGCGCGCGGCGAGGTCACCGCCACCGTGGGAGTGGGCCGTGTTCCCGCCGGGCTCGCCCTCACCCCGGACGGCGGCACGCTGTGGGTCGCCAACTACACGGACGGCACGGTGCAGCCGGTGGACACGGGCACGCTCGAGGCGGGCGCGACCGTCGCGGTCGGGTCGGGGCCGGAGAACATGGCGATCACCCCGGACGGGCGGACGCTGTACGTGGCGAACATCCACGACAACAGCGTCTCGCCGGTCGACCTGGGTACCCGGAAGGCCGGGGCCCCGATCCCTGTCGGCCCTCGCCCCTTCAACGTCGTCGCCGCGCCGGACGGGAAGACGGTGTACGTCTCCAACTCCGGCGGGTCGACGGTCACTCCGATCGACACCGCGACCAACGACACCGAACCGACACTGCTCGTCTCGGGTCAGGCGTACGGGCTCGCGCTGTCACCGGACGGCCGGACCCTGTGGGTGAGCCCCAGCACCGGGGACTACGTCACGCCGATCGACACGGTGGCGGGTGCCCCCGGCAGGCAGATCACCGTCGGCAGGTCCGCGTTCGACGTCGCCTTGGACTGGAACGGGTCCACGGCGTATGTCACGACCGCCGACGCCGGCGAACTGGTGCCGATCGCGACGGCGACCGGCACGGTCGGTGCGGCGCTGAAGACAGCGGCGTACCCGCTGGCGGCGGCGGTGACACCCGTGCCGGTGCCATAG